The Halobacterium litoreum genome includes a region encoding these proteins:
- a CDS encoding thiamine pyrophosphate-dependent dehydrogenase E1 component subunit alpha, with protein MAQTLDTPAARRDALRRMLLVREFENRVRDRFADNEIPGFVHLSQGQEAVAVGACTALTDDDYITSTHRAHGHSLAKGLEPDRLLAELYGKEAGYCGGRGGSMHVADLDNGMLGAQPIVGASVPLGTGAGITAQLTDADWVATVFCGDGSVAAGQVHEAINLAATWHLPVVFVVENNQYSEGMTFDEQHNVEDLAEMAAGYGIPGEIVDGQDVTAVYETVAAARERALAGDGPTFVEAKTYRYRGHFEGDEEPYRTREEVEEWEAERDPIDLYREELAAAGELTDDQFEAMRADVAETMDEAVEFARNADEPAPEDAYDDVFVEPAPEVEAFRERMRTDGGDGGDGR; from the coding sequence ATGGCACAAACACTGGACACGCCGGCCGCGCGCCGCGACGCCCTCCGGAGGATGCTCCTCGTACGCGAGTTCGAGAACCGCGTCCGGGACCGATTCGCGGACAACGAGATTCCCGGATTCGTCCACCTCTCCCAGGGACAGGAGGCGGTCGCCGTGGGCGCCTGCACCGCGCTCACGGACGACGACTACATCACGAGCACGCACCGCGCTCACGGCCACAGCCTCGCGAAAGGGCTCGAACCCGACCGCCTGCTCGCGGAACTCTACGGCAAGGAAGCGGGCTACTGCGGCGGCCGCGGCGGGTCGATGCACGTCGCCGACCTCGACAACGGGATGCTCGGCGCCCAACCAATCGTCGGCGCGAGCGTCCCGCTGGGCACGGGCGCCGGCATCACCGCCCAACTCACGGACGCCGACTGGGTCGCCACCGTCTTCTGTGGCGACGGCTCCGTCGCCGCCGGCCAGGTCCACGAAGCAATCAACCTCGCCGCGACGTGGCACCTCCCGGTCGTGTTCGTCGTCGAGAACAACCAGTACTCGGAGGGCATGACCTTCGACGAGCAGCACAACGTCGAGGACCTCGCGGAGATGGCGGCCGGCTACGGCATCCCCGGCGAAATCGTGGACGGGCAGGACGTGACGGCGGTGTACGAGACGGTCGCGGCGGCCCGAGAGCGAGCGCTCGCGGGCGACGGCCCGACGTTCGTGGAGGCGAAGACGTACCGCTACCGCGGCCACTTCGAGGGCGACGAGGAGCCCTACCGGACGCGGGAGGAGGTCGAGGAGTGGGAGGCGGAACGCGACCCAATCGACCTCTACCGGGAGGAACTCGCGGCCGCCGGGGAACTCACCGACGACCAGTTCGAGGCGATGCGGGCCGACGTGGCGGAGACGATGGACGAGGCCGTGGAGTTCGCGCGGAACGCCGACGAACCGGCGCCCGAGGACGCCTACGACGACGTGTTCGTGGAGCCGGCGCCCGAAGTCGAGGCGTTCAGGGAGCGCATGCGGACCGACGGCGGGGACGGGGGTGACGGCCGGTGA
- a CDS encoding SDR family oxidoreductase codes for MYGLLTDRVAVVTGASSGIGRAIAVRFAEEGADVVVADLDETPREDEPPTHEVIAETTDADATFVECDVTNPDDLTDAVAAADEFGGVDVMVNNAGVVNVENVLEVTESAYDAVMDVNAKGVFFGAQRAARAMEDGGVIINMSSIAGLEGTGDYVTYSASKGAVRLMTYSLADALGHMDIRVNAIHPGPTDTELMREDLGAGDSAENPFLANVPRGRMGTPEDIADAAVYLASDLADFVTGASLVVDGGMFSTRGKVLSD; via the coding sequence ATGTACGGGCTGCTCACAGACCGGGTCGCCGTCGTCACCGGCGCGTCCAGCGGCATCGGGCGCGCAATCGCCGTTCGGTTCGCCGAGGAGGGCGCGGACGTGGTGGTGGCGGACCTCGACGAGACGCCGCGCGAGGACGAACCGCCGACCCACGAGGTAATCGCCGAGACGACGGACGCGGACGCGACGTTCGTGGAGTGCGACGTGACGAACCCCGACGACCTCACGGACGCCGTCGCCGCGGCAGACGAGTTCGGCGGCGTCGACGTGATGGTGAACAACGCGGGCGTGGTGAACGTCGAGAACGTCCTCGAAGTGACCGAGTCGGCGTACGACGCGGTGATGGACGTGAACGCGAAGGGCGTGTTCTTCGGAGCGCAGCGCGCCGCGCGGGCGATGGAGGACGGCGGCGTCATCATCAACATGTCGAGCATCGCCGGCCTGGAGGGGACCGGCGACTACGTGACGTACTCGGCGTCGAAGGGCGCGGTGCGCCTGATGACGTACTCGCTGGCGGACGCGCTCGGTCACATGGACATCCGGGTGAACGCCATCCACCCGGGGCCGACGGACACCGAACTGATGCGGGAGGACTTGGGCGCGGGCGACTCCGCGGAGAACCCGTTCTTGGCGAACGTCCCGCGCGGCCGGATGGGGACGCCCGAGGACATCGCGGACGCCGCGGTCTACCTCGCCAGCGACCTCGCGGACTTCGTGACCGGGGCGTCGCTCGTCGTCGACGGCGGGATGTTCTCGACGCGCGGCAAGGTGCTCTCGGACTGA
- a CDS encoding dihydrolipoamide acetyltransferase family protein — protein MGYIVRMPKLGVEMEVGEVVAWHADEGDEVEEGDVVAEIESEKSVAEVAAREDGVLRGIYLDVNDEAPPGSAMGIVAGPDEDVAALEAELDADVTDDATDEPDDGETPDASADDPASAVSRVADDDTDSRTASGDVKATPKAKKTARERGVDLATVTGTGPEGGITSDDVLDAAADAGGAATRTVREERELSRMRSTIAERLGESYRDAVHVTVDREVDVEPAFDAKDAAGVSLTDVFLRAVSETLADHPAFNATYDAETETHTLYEEQNVGVAVDLDDGLVTPVVPDVGSKSAAELSAARGRATDRVLDGEYTSDDLSGGTFTVSNLGVFGSDSFTPVINPPEVAILGVNRVTERPVQVENGIAFRRHVTFSLSFDHRVVDGADAAKFLTTLDEYLADAPSLVA, from the coding sequence ATGGGCTACATCGTTCGGATGCCGAAACTGGGCGTCGAGATGGAGGTCGGGGAAGTCGTCGCGTGGCACGCCGACGAGGGCGACGAAGTCGAGGAGGGCGACGTGGTCGCCGAAATCGAGTCCGAGAAGTCGGTCGCGGAGGTCGCGGCCCGCGAGGACGGCGTCCTGCGCGGCATTTACCTCGACGTGAACGACGAGGCGCCGCCCGGTTCGGCCATGGGAATCGTCGCCGGGCCGGACGAAGACGTCGCCGCCCTCGAAGCCGAACTCGACGCCGACGTGACAGACGACGCGACCGACGAACCCGACGACGGCGAGACACCGGACGCGAGCGCGGACGACCCCGCGTCGGCGGTCTCGCGCGTGGCGGACGACGACACCGACTCCCGGACGGCGTCGGGCGACGTGAAGGCGACGCCGAAGGCCAAGAAGACGGCCCGCGAGCGCGGCGTGGACCTGGCGACGGTCACCGGCACCGGCCCCGAGGGAGGCATCACGTCCGACGACGTGCTGGACGCGGCGGCCGACGCCGGCGGCGCCGCGACGCGGACCGTCCGCGAGGAGCGCGAACTCTCCCGGATGCGGTCGACTATCGCCGAGCGCCTCGGCGAGAGTTACCGCGACGCCGTCCACGTGACCGTCGACCGCGAGGTGGACGTGGAACCGGCGTTCGACGCGAAGGACGCCGCCGGCGTCTCCCTGACCGACGTGTTCCTGCGCGCGGTCTCCGAGACGCTCGCCGACCATCCCGCGTTCAACGCGACGTACGACGCGGAAACGGAGACGCACACGCTCTACGAGGAGCAGAACGTCGGCGTCGCCGTTGACCTCGACGACGGCCTCGTGACGCCCGTCGTGCCCGACGTAGGGTCGAAGTCCGCCGCGGAGCTGTCGGCGGCCCGCGGGCGAGCGACCGACCGCGTGCTGGACGGCGAGTACACGAGCGACGACCTCTCGGGCGGGACGTTCACGGTGTCGAATCTGGGCGTGTTCGGGAGCGACTCGTTCACGCCGGTCATCAACCCGCCGGAGGTCGCGATTCTCGGCGTGAATCGCGTCACGGAGCGCCCCGTACAGGTCGAGAACGGCATCGCGTTCCGCCGGCACGTCACGTTCAGTCTCTCCTTCGACCACCGCGTCGTGGACGGCGCGGACGCCGCGAAGTTCCTGACGACGCTCGACGAGTATCTCGCGGACGCCCCGAGTCTCGTGGCGTGA
- a CDS encoding VOC family protein, producing MFTRIHHVAFLVGDLDEASAAFESQFGVEQLTRREMTGDFELAVALYPVGESLVELITPTTDSGWVYETWREQGDGFFHIAFEVDDVHERMAELQAAGVAFDSDAPQEGLDWLVATLDADASVVPMQLVEDEKTMDERIAAFRTSEGRTS from the coding sequence GTGTTCACACGCATTCACCACGTGGCGTTCCTCGTCGGCGACTTAGACGAAGCCAGCGCCGCGTTCGAATCCCAGTTCGGCGTCGAACAGCTCACGCGCCGCGAGATGACCGGCGACTTCGAGTTGGCGGTCGCCCTCTACCCGGTCGGCGAGTCGCTCGTCGAACTCATCACGCCCACCACCGACTCGGGGTGGGTGTACGAGACGTGGCGCGAACAAGGCGACGGCTTCTTCCACATCGCCTTCGAGGTCGACGACGTCCACGAGCGCATGGCCGAGTTACAGGCCGCCGGCGTCGCGTTCGACAGCGACGCCCCACAGGAAGGCCTCGACTGGCTCGTCGCCACGCTCGATGCCGACGCGAGCGTCGTCCCCATGCAGTTGGTCGAAGACGAGAAGACGATGGACGAACGAATCGCGGCGTTCAGAACGTCCGAGGGACGTACATCGTAA
- a CDS encoding TRAP transporter large permease, giving the protein MGMLGVVVIAMFVLLALLRVPVWVALLAPALWYSFVEGQPVIFPATNMMRSLDSFTFLAIPLFIYVGSLMNHGDITEKIFDFADSLVGHYDGGLAQVNIVTSLIFAGISGSALADIGGVGRVLIKSMTDADYDADFSAALTSASATVGPIFPPSIPLIIFGIIAEVSVLSLLLAGALPALLTVAALMLGTVYVAKTQDLPSNDKRASVRDIGRTFLVALPALLTPVVLVSGMLAGVFSPTEAAGVTVFYILLVNTFVYRIVDFGYIWKAAVETTKTSGSIVIILAAASVFSFVLSVENIDTMFAQTLFTISENKLVLLLLVNLVLLFIGLFLDPIAALVMMTPIVAPTLVEAGVDPVHVGVIMVFNLMLGLLTPPLGLSVYLSADIADVPVARVFSRTKVYYVILIAALLVITYVPQITMYVPRTF; this is encoded by the coding sequence ATGGGGATGCTCGGCGTCGTCGTCATCGCGATGTTCGTCCTGCTCGCGCTCCTCCGGGTGCCGGTCTGGGTGGCGCTGCTCGCCCCGGCCCTGTGGTACAGTTTCGTCGAGGGCCAGCCGGTGATATTCCCGGCGACGAACATGATGCGGTCGCTCGACTCCTTTACGTTCCTCGCCATCCCGCTGTTCATCTACGTCGGGTCGCTGATGAACCACGGCGACATCACGGAGAAGATATTCGACTTCGCGGACAGCCTCGTCGGCCACTACGACGGCGGCCTCGCGCAAGTGAACATCGTCACGAGCCTCATCTTCGCGGGCATCTCCGGGTCCGCGCTCGCGGACATCGGCGGCGTCGGTCGCGTCCTCATCAAGTCGATGACGGACGCCGACTACGACGCCGACTTCTCGGCAGCGCTGACGAGCGCGTCGGCGACCGTCGGCCCCATCTTCCCGCCGAGCATCCCGCTCATCATCTTCGGCATCATCGCCGAGGTGTCCGTCCTCTCGTTGCTGCTCGCGGGGGCGCTGCCGGCGTTGCTGACCGTCGCGGCGCTGATGCTCGGGACGGTGTACGTGGCGAAGACCCAAGACCTCCCGAGCAACGACAAGCGCGCGTCGGTGCGCGACATCGGGCGGACGTTTCTGGTCGCGCTCCCGGCGTTGCTCACGCCCGTCGTCCTCGTCTCGGGGATGCTCGCCGGCGTGTTCAGTCCGACCGAAGCCGCGGGCGTGACCGTGTTCTACATCCTGCTCGTGAACACGTTCGTCTACCGCATCGTGGACTTCGGGTACATCTGGAAGGCCGCCGTCGAGACGACGAAGACCAGCGGGAGCATCGTCATCATCCTCGCGGCCGCGAGCGTCTTCAGTTTCGTGCTGTCCGTCGAGAACATCGACACGATGTTCGCGCAGACGCTGTTCACCATCTCCGAGAACAAACTCGTGTTGTTGTTGCTCGTGAACCTCGTGTTGCTGTTCATCGGGCTGTTCCTCGACCCCATCGCGGCGCTCGTGATGATGACGCCCATCGTCGCGCCGACGCTCGTCGAGGCCGGCGTCGACCCGGTCCACGTCGGCGTCATCATGGTGTTCAATCTGATGCTCGGGCTGTTGACGCCGCCGCTCGGGCTGTCGGTCTACCTCTCCGCGGACATCGCGGACGTCCCGGTCGCTCGGGTGTTCAGTCGGACGAAGGTGTACTACGTGATTCTCATCGCGGCGCTGCTCGTCATCACGTACGTCCCCCAGATTACGATGTACGTCCCTCGGACGTTCTGA
- a CDS encoding TRAP transporter small permease: MAESRLSFDRVASAFYATAALSLLLILGLMIARVASRNFGLGFSGLQIIAQFFEVWLAFLVVGGLALDGGHIEIDYLSQRIPERWKPLHDILVTLVCLFAAAVVFWGSVKAMQQFRDSTAPLVDIPIPLYYLAPVVGLGFLILVYVRRLYLDVKEVRA; the protein is encoded by the coding sequence ATGGCCGAGTCCCGGCTCTCGTTCGACCGCGTAGCGAGTGCGTTCTACGCGACGGCAGCCCTCTCGCTCCTGCTCATCCTCGGGTTGATGATTGCTCGCGTAGCGTCGCGCAACTTCGGCCTCGGGTTCAGCGGCCTCCAGATAATCGCGCAGTTCTTCGAGGTGTGGCTCGCGTTCCTCGTCGTCGGCGGCCTCGCCCTCGACGGCGGCCACATCGAAATCGACTACCTCTCACAGCGGATTCCGGAGCGCTGGAAGCCCCTCCACGACATCCTCGTGACGCTGGTGTGTCTGTTCGCCGCCGCGGTCGTGTTCTGGGGGTCGGTGAAGGCGATGCAGCAGTTCCGTGACTCCACCGCGCCGCTCGTCGACATCCCGATTCCGCTGTACTACCTCGCGCCCGTCGTCGGCCTCGGGTTCCTCATCCTGGTGTACGTGCGCCGCCTCTACCTCGACGTCAAGGAGGTGCGTGCCTGA
- a CDS encoding TRAP transporter substrate-binding protein yields MQTGAAATGLGVLAGCMGLFGGGGTTTLRANSPAAEGSVHGDAAAWLGEYVSEETGGSIEIDAYRNSELGGQIESIENVSSGSLDMYVIPYALTGTQYQPAQVFDAPYLYDPDNPYEDIYEKTDPQDSEIAQQVIDDLVSETDIRSLGAVVQGTRRVTLNVNNEPPRNPEELSEYTMRAVPIAMYSEALKALGAQTTNIDFSEVPQALATGSIQGQENPYNIIRSSGIWENQNYILETNHMHSPLAVIMNEGVFQDLSESEQQVLYDGVREIQPRATETLESNLEGHKSFMRDNGLTIVPPEDLEMDAFRSAARSRIRSQFPDLIGTIEQLHGDGYPA; encoded by the coding sequence TTGCAGACCGGCGCTGCGGCGACCGGCCTCGGCGTCCTCGCGGGCTGCATGGGCCTGTTCGGCGGCGGTGGAACGACCACGCTGCGGGCGAACTCCCCGGCGGCCGAAGGCTCCGTACACGGCGACGCGGCCGCGTGGCTCGGCGAGTACGTCTCCGAAGAGACGGGCGGCTCCATCGAAATCGACGCGTACCGGAACAGCGAACTCGGCGGCCAGATCGAGTCCATCGAGAACGTCTCCTCGGGCTCTCTGGACATGTACGTCATCCCGTACGCGCTCACGGGCACCCAGTACCAGCCGGCGCAAGTGTTCGACGCGCCGTACCTCTACGACCCGGACAACCCCTACGAGGACATCTACGAGAAGACCGACCCGCAGGACTCCGAAATCGCCCAGCAGGTCATCGACGACCTCGTCTCCGAGACCGACATCCGGTCGCTCGGCGCGGTCGTCCAGGGGACACGGCGCGTCACGCTCAACGTGAACAACGAACCGCCGCGCAACCCCGAGGAACTCTCCGAGTACACGATGCGCGCAGTGCCCATCGCGATGTACTCGGAGGCGCTCAAGGCGCTCGGCGCCCAGACCACGAACATCGACTTCTCGGAGGTGCCACAGGCGCTCGCCACCGGGAGCATCCAGGGCCAGGAGAACCCCTACAACATCATCCGGTCCTCGGGCATCTGGGAGAACCAGAACTACATCCTCGAGACCAACCACATGCACTCGCCGCTCGCCGTCATCATGAACGAGGGCGTCTTCCAGGACCTCTCGGAGAGCGAACAGCAGGTGTTGTACGACGGCGTCCGCGAGATTCAGCCGCGGGCGACCGAGACCCTCGAGAGCAACCTCGAAGGCCACAAGTCCTTCATGCGGGACAACGGCCTCACCATCGTGCCGCCCGAAGACCTCGAAATGGACGCGTTCCGCAGCGCCGCCCGGTCGCGCATCCGGTCGCAGTTCCCGGACCTCATCGGCACCATCGAGCAACTGCACGGGGACGGCTACCCAGCCTAA
- a CDS encoding AEC family transporter, translating to MELVGRLLGLLALLLAGTALRAVGVLDETRSERLNAFAYYVALPALIFVSTYDQSVASLVTPALFAGHSFVLLATAGVAWAVHRGRGERAERSVAIVQSYHSNVGYLGFPLIAATFDARVTAVAGVVLGVVSLVQVPLTIAVFVSVNEADVPLRREATQLVANPVLLSLLAGLLVGAGDVGVPAGVAGGLDAVGSLALPTALLCVGASLDVDVPSVDAWSTGTVVALKVVFMPVLAWLVFRGLASDAATVTASVVMLGTPTAVSTFVFAGELGGDTEFASLNVFASTVASVATLFSLVALVG from the coding sequence ATGGAACTGGTGGGTCGACTGCTCGGGTTGCTCGCGTTGCTGTTGGCGGGGACGGCGCTCCGGGCGGTCGGCGTGCTGGACGAGACGCGCAGCGAGCGCTTGAACGCGTTCGCGTACTACGTCGCGTTGCCGGCGCTCATCTTCGTGTCGACGTACGACCAGTCGGTGGCGTCGCTGGTGACGCCGGCGCTGTTCGCGGGGCATTCGTTCGTGTTGTTGGCGACGGCGGGCGTCGCGTGGGCGGTCCACCGGGGGCGCGGCGAGCGTGCGGAGCGGAGCGTCGCCATCGTGCAGTCCTATCACTCGAACGTCGGCTACCTCGGATTTCCGCTGATAGCGGCGACGTTCGACGCGCGCGTCACCGCCGTCGCGGGCGTCGTCCTCGGCGTCGTGTCGCTTGTGCAGGTGCCGTTGACGATTGCGGTGTTCGTGAGCGTGAACGAGGCGGACGTGCCGTTGCGCCGGGAGGCGACACAACTGGTCGCGAACCCGGTGTTGCTCTCCCTGTTGGCCGGGTTGTTGGTGGGCGCCGGGGACGTCGGCGTGCCCGCGGGGGTGGCTGGCGGTCTCGACGCTGTCGGGTCGTTGGCGTTGCCGACGGCGTTGCTGTGTGTCGGCGCGTCGCTGGACGTGGACGTGCCGTCGGTGGACGCGTGGTCGACCGGGACGGTGGTCGCGTTGAAGGTCGTGTTCATGCCCGTGTTGGCGTGGTTGGTGTTCCGTGGGTTGGCGTCGGACGCGGCGACGGTGACGGCGAGCGTGGTGATGCTCGGGACGCCGACGGCCGTCTCGACGTTCGTGTTCGCGGGGGAACTCGGCGGGGACACGGAGTTCGCGTCGTTGAACGTGTTCGCGTCGACGGTGGCGTCTGTCGCGACGCTGTTCTCGTTGGTCGCGCTCGTCGGGTGA
- a CDS encoding haloacid dehalogenase type II, giving the protein MPLDADRVQTVTFDSYSTLVDVDAAEAALADRVPDPEPVSQLWRSQSLAYTFVANHVDAYRPFYEVNRAALQYALDAHDVDCSSDERDDILAVYHELDVFDDVRDAIERLRDGGYDCYVVSNGDPEMLASMVEHAGIGDLLEDAISADEIRVFKPDAALYQHAAGRTGTPIRAIAHATAGWFDVLGATHAGMQGVWVNRGGGGPWASFGGDPDVAVDSLHGLADALDC; this is encoded by the coding sequence ATGCCACTCGACGCGGACCGCGTGCAGACGGTGACGTTCGACTCGTACAGCACGCTCGTGGACGTCGACGCGGCGGAAGCCGCGCTCGCGGACCGCGTCCCGGACCCGGAGCCGGTGTCGCAGTTGTGGCGGTCGCAGTCGCTTGCGTACACGTTCGTCGCGAACCACGTCGACGCGTACCGGCCGTTCTACGAGGTGAACCGGGCGGCGCTCCAGTACGCGCTGGACGCTCACGATGTCGACTGCTCGTCCGACGAGCGCGACGACATTCTCGCCGTCTACCACGAACTCGACGTGTTCGACGACGTCCGCGACGCCATCGAACGCCTCCGCGACGGCGGCTACGACTGCTACGTCGTCTCGAACGGCGACCCGGAGATGCTCGCGTCGATGGTCGAGCACGCGGGCATCGGCGACCTGCTCGAAGACGCGATTAGCGCCGACGAGATTCGCGTGTTCAAGCCCGACGCCGCGCTCTACCAGCACGCCGCGGGCCGAACCGGCACGCCGATTCGGGCCATCGCGCACGCCACCGCGGGGTGGTTCGACGTGTTGGGAGCGACCCACGCCGGGATGCAGGGCGTCTGGGTGAACCGCGGCGGCGGCGGCCCGTGGGCGTCGTTCGGCGGCGACCCGGACGTCGCGGTCGACTCGCTGCACGGACTCGCCGACGCGCTCGACTGCTGA
- a CDS encoding archaellin/type IV pilin N-terminal domain-containing protein, whose amino-acid sequence MFEFINDEDERGQVGIGTLIVFIAMVLVAAIAAGVLINTAGFLQSKGQATGEEASAQVSNRINVVSAYGNVNASGNVDFANLTVRQAAGADNINLSKSTIQWIGPDTATTLTYDSSAANDTEFTTESIKGENPDVLVDQSDRIKVVMAASNITTDGLKAGEEVQLTVTTQYGSKTTYWVNVPESLEDKEAVKL is encoded by the coding sequence ATGTTCGAGTTCATCAACGACGAAGACGAGCGCGGTCAGGTGGGGATCGGGACGCTCATCGTGTTCATCGCGATGGTCCTGGTCGCCGCGATCGCCGCAGGCGTTCTCATCAACACGGCCGGCTTCCTCCAGTCCAAAGGTCAAGCGACTGGCGAGGAAGCCTCTGCACAGGTCTCCAACCGCATCAACGTCGTCTCCGCCTACGGCAACGTCAACGCCTCCGGAAACGTCGACTTCGCGAATCTGACGGTGCGGCAGGCCGCGGGCGCCGACAACATCAACCTCTCGAAGAGTACGATTCAGTGGATCGGCCCGGACACCGCCACCACCCTCACCTACGACAGCTCCGCCGCGAACGACACGGAGTTCACCACCGAGTCCATCAAGGGCGAGAACCCCGACGTGCTCGTCGACCAGTCCGACCGCATCAAGGTCGTCATGGCCGCGAGCAATATTACCACGGACGGACTGAAGGCCGGCGAGGAAGTCCAGCTGACGGTCACGACGCAGTACGGCTCGAAGACCACCTACTGGGTCAACGTCCCCGAGTCCCTCGAGGACAAGGAAGCAGTCAAGCTGTAA